AAACACTTTTGGTTTCACCAAGTTCCAGGGCACAGATGAATTCTCAGTATCAGTGTCAGCCTCTGCCTTGGTTTATCTATTAGGAAATGTGCTTTGTCTCTGTGTCATTTGATCAGGAAGATCTCAAGATGTTTACAGGAGAATCACTAGTGCACgtacaaaaagaaaccaaatgtcACCCACACCACTGCCTCCTGGGCAACAAAATGCAAGGGATTAGGTCATGTAACCGTGACATGTTCAGGGTAAGGGCAACACATCAGTTGCATCTATGGCTGAACTGTCCTGTTACATGATCTTGCTCCCCTGGGGAGAGCGAATGTCACCATGTTTCCTCTACGTCTCACTGTAGCCCAAACCAGGAGCTACGCAGCGTATGGCTTGGGAGCCTTTGATTCCACCCAAGTCTTCGCTGAGGAATATAAAAGAATTGAAGCCAagctggtttttttccctttgcacagAGCGGTGCCACCCCGCCCAGCACACAAAAGCGCTCGGTGCTGGTCAGACCCACCGAGTGTTTCCAGgaggagcagaagcagctttaCAACATCCCACCCAGCCCAGAAAAGGCAGGAGCTGTTCTCCAGAAAGACTCACCAGCGAGCAATGTAAGTAAGACTCGTTGGACACAAGAGAATAATCTCTCCTTGCAGTGATGTTGGGCACTGGTGCTCAACCTCCGTCAGGCTGTGTTCGCAGGTGAGGATTGCGGGGACAAGACCAGCATATCCTCGGTGCAGAACTTTGTCcttcacatagaatcacagaattgtttcggttggaagagaccctcaggatcatcgagtccaaccataacctcactctagcactaaaccatgtccctaagaaccttgtctaaatgccttttaaacaccatcatggatggagactccaccactgccctgggcagcctgttgcaatgcccgacaaccctttccgggaagaattttttccaaatatccaatctaaacctcccctggcacaacttgagaccatttcctattatcctgtcacttgctacctgggagaagaaagGCACAGGTAATACCTGGCCCCTGGAGAGGCAGGGCACCTATCAGGACAAGGACTGGCACTCCATTTGTGTTTGCTTATTAGACTGCAGGCAACAAGATCTCTTGCAGTTTCTCTTTATGACAGTGTGGAAAGCAAATTAAATACCCTACGCTCTTGACTGTCTGATCGTGTGTAATATTTAAGCAGATAGAACATTTAAGCAGATAAAGACTGTTCCCATTCCATGCAGCGCTCTCCTGTCACCTTTTTTGGGACTAGAGCACACCTGGCATTTTAGTTTTCTTGTAGCCATTCCAAAAGCTATGAAAAGTTTCCCACCCCAAAGGAGACAAGGAAGAGCCCACAGATGTCACTGGCTGGGGACACTGCTGTACGATTTCATCACCCGTGCTCAAAGTATTTTAACCTTCAGATGTGCAGCTTGTACATttttagaaaggaaataaaaattatggGCTAGCCTTTCTGTAGTGCAGTTCCATTGACGTTAGTGGCATTGCATACATTTACATGCTCTgagaatttggttttgtttcttagtCCTTGTTTAAAAACACTGTTTATAAATCCTGTGTGCTCTGTTGCAGTTGTATGATGTCCCTCCCAAAAGAGAAAGTGATGTTTCGGAAAATGAATCTCAGAAAAAGCTCTGGGGCCATTACAATACTCTGCCAAATCCTCGGAAGTCAGAATGGATTTATGATATTCCGGTATCACCTGAAAAAACAGGGTTGAAACAAAACCCTTCTGGCCATTCCTCAGAGAAGCAGGTGCTCTACGATGTACCACCAGCCAGGTACAAGGCACTAACAACCAACACTGAAGCCAAAGTAGTAAATCCACAACTATATGATATTCCACCAACACAACGGAAATTAACGCTTCCAGATATTTGTCTCTATGATGTTCCACCCTCACGGGACATCCTCCTTTTGCCACAAAACAGTAGCTGTGAAGTACCCTCAGGTCTCCCGGCTCCGAAGGCTGAGAATCTGATTTCTGAAGAGAACGTTTATGATATTCCAAAAGGTTTGCCCACCACTGTGCAGTCcaaaaaagagatggaaaaaaccAGCGATAGTTCTGGAGACCCAGCACACAGTGCTCCTTCACAGCTCTCAAGGGATGCCAAATTGGAACAGGACAGATTATCCGTGTCTAGTGTGGACAGCAGGAGCAGCACGCTCTCTACATCATCAAACTCTTCTGCTGAGTCTTTTTCTACATCATCATCAGAAGAGCCTGTCAAAGAGATTAAACTGGACCTTGGGGTAGCCATAGAGACGCTGACTAGATTACAGCACAGTGTATCCAGCTCGGTCGCGAGTTTAATGATCTTTGTGAGTAGTAAATGGAGATTACAAGAGCACCTGGAGAAAAGCATTGAAGAAATTCATAGAGCAGTTGATCACGTAAAAGTTTCCCTGGGAGAATTCCTGGCCTTTGCTCAAGTCGTAAAGGTAAATGCCTATTACCTCACTGATAACAAACTTCAGACCAGAATTAAAAAACAGCTGGAAATCCTTATTAACTCATTCAAAATCTTAACAGAAACTAGAGAAGCTCTGAACAGCTGCAACTGGTCACTAGAGGCTTTGGTCCTCAGGAAACCTCAGAGCAACCCCGATGATCTCGATCGCTTTGTTATGGTGGCCCGCACGGTTCCAGATGACATCAAGAGGTTTGTATCCATCATCATCGCCAACGGAAAGCTCCTCTTCAGAAAGAATGAGAAGGAACAAGAAGTGAAGCAATCCAAAGTGAACCCAGAATACAAAGTGGCAAAACAAATCACGGTGCCGAGAAGAATAGAAATAGATTCACTTCAAAGAAATACCCCTGATAAACCCAACCAAAGTCAGGTCTCTTCTGAGAAACCGAAAGAAAACGCCCCTGAGGACTGTGACTATGTTCAGTTACAGGTTTGTATCTCTGGATTTTACTTATATTCCTGATTGTTTGCAGGTACTGAGCTATTAGGTCTATTTTATCTCTGCATTAGTGCTGAATTCAGTCTGCACTACTTCTTAATTTCCAGACTTCATGTGAATTCAGGGTGCAAGATGACACGTAGAATAATCCATAATTATAAGTAACAAAGAGAACTGGCTTTTGATAATTTACCCAGCCAGCACTGAGAAAAAAATTTAGCTTTCCTGTTTAAAATCCATTTGAGCCACAGATTTTACCTGGGGGTTAGCCATTGGTTTCTTCTCCTTTGACTAAAGCTCTTCTCTTACAAGTACATTTTCCTTGACTCTGAGTCCACTATTAAAGAATTGTTAATTTTCTAACTTCAAATATATTGGAAAGCATGCTTTTGTAAATACTTTTGGTTTAACAAATTAAACCCTTTCTTGAATTATCAAATTTGCTTGTTAGAATAATTCTTCTTAGATTTACTCAAATGTCTACTACTTTCAGTTTCACAGAGGAATGCTGGCTTGTCCTTAGAATTTAGGAAATGTTATGTTTTGTTGATGTTGGTTTCAGTCTTAGATCCTGCAGGATGAGACACTAAATTGttagtaggaaaaaaacctaCAGTGGCTTCTAATAAATGTACCATTGTTGTACATAACAGGAAGGCTGTATGGCAAGTCGTTGTTTCTGCCTAAAtaagagaaaaacacatttatatttaaatatttttgtgtaaACCATTTCAACTTTGCTTTAATTTTGATTTACAATAGGCACAGAAAATCATTTCAGCTACAGAAGTAGCAAAGAAGAGTAAACATTCAAAACCAAAggtatttctgtttttaaaaacttttacttATGAGGATTTTTAGTCCCTGATTTCTGTGCTTGctaaaattcaaaataatttgcatttgGACACACATATCTATACATAGAGATCTACTTGTTTTCTTATAGTTCATCCTCTTGATACCGTACAGTTTTAATAATTCATAACCCCCATGAAGTCAGCACCTTTAAAGATCAAGCCTAAATGTTTTGTACTGTGTGAAAGCTTGAAGTGCAGCCCGTAGGGAAGATGAATGTTCAGCTACAGCACTTTGTCTGCTATCCATTCTTAAAATTGTGTTCAGTGACATTTGTTTATGGAAACAAGGCACTCGTGAGAAAACATCACTTTGAAGTCCAGTACTTTATGAAAAAATACATTGTTGCAAAAGACCCCTGGGCTGGGGCAATTTGGAGACTATTAGCGAACAAAACTCCCTGTGAGTGAAGAAACATGAAGAATATTGGGGAGAGCAAATAAAGAAATATTCAGGctgagtctctttttttttttctttaacccttTTCCAGGTTTTGCCATCTGCAAAAAAGACTGTAATCCAAAGCAAGCAGGAGTCTGCAAAGAAAATTGCTCTCTCAGAGCAGTGTAAGCTGTGTTTCGGTGCCCTGCACAAGGCGATTGCCGTATTTACTAATAGTCTGAGCAACAACCAGCCGCCCGAAGTCTTCATATCGCACAGCAAACTGATCATTATGGTGGGGCAGAAGTTAGTGGATTCTCTCTGCCAGGAAACTCAAGAGAGAGACGCTCGGAACGACATTCTCCACGGCAGCAGCCGGTTTTGTGGCCTCTTG
The DNA window shown above is from Patagioenas fasciata isolate bPatFas1 chromosome 16, bPatFas1.hap1, whole genome shotgun sequence and carries:
- the CASS4 gene encoding cas scaffolding protein family member 4 isoform X5, whose product is MKNALAKALYDNKAECSDELAFRKGDILTVLDQNVIGSEGWWKCSLHGRQGLAPANRLQLLAASPALPPPPSTRSSSADSPSGQQNIYQVPSVPKPTTLSSTYEKMEGWIKSPARVPAQGMYRVPALAAQLLSERTQSSTSQHLFTLPRACRASVPNIRSEVYDVPSAQRREPSLTQSGATPPSTQKRSVLVRPTECFQEEQKQLYNIPPSPEKAGAVLQKDSPASNLYDVPPKRESDVSENESQKKLWGHYNTLPNPRKSEWIYDIPVSPEKTGLKQNPSGHSSEKQVLYDVPPARYKALTTNTEAKVVNPQLYDIPPTQRKLTLPDICLYDVPPSRDILLLPQNSSCEVPSGLPAPKAENLISEENVYDIPKGLPTTVQSKKEMEKTSDSSGDPAHSAPSQLSRDAKLEQDRLSVSSVDSRSSTLSTSSNSSAESFSTSSSEEPVKEIKLDLGVAIETLTRLQHSVSSSVASLMIFVSSKWRLQEHLEKSIEEIHRAVDHVKVSLGEFLAFAQVVKVNAYYLTDNKLQTRIKKQLEILINSFKILTETREALNSCNWSLEALVLRKPQSNPDDLDRFVMVARTVPDDIKRFVSIIIANGKLLFRKNEKEQEVKQSKVNPEYKVAKQITVPRRIEIDSLQRNTPDKPNQSQVSSEKPKENAPEDCDYVQLQAQKIISATEVAKKSKHSKPKVLPSAKKTVIQSKQESAKKIALSEQCKLCFGALHKAIAVFTNSLSNNQPPEVFISHSKLIIMVGQKLVDSLCQETQERDARNDILHGSSRFCGLLKNLALATKNAAIQYPNAGAMRELQDQTEELSKYTQQFRAMME
- the CASS4 gene encoding cas scaffolding protein family member 4 isoform X2; this encodes MKTIYFKFEMLWGTTVPVYHVQQYIAANWSSSGKGETEIILAELQNALAKALYDNKAECSDELAFRKGDILTVLDQNVIGSEGWWKCSLHGRQGLAPANRLQLLAASPALPPPPSTRSSSADSPSGQQNIYQVPSVPKPTTLSSTYEKMEGWIKSPARVPAQGMYRVPALAAQLLSERTQSSTSQHLFTLPRACRASVPNIRSEVYDVPSAQRREPSLTQSGATPPSTQKRSVLVRPTECFQEEQKQLYNIPPSPEKAGAVLQKDSPASNLYDVPPKRESDVSENESQKKLWGHYNTLPNPRKSEWIYDIPVSPEKTGLKQNPSGHSSEKQVLYDVPPARYKALTTNTEAKVVNPQLYDIPPTQRKLTLPDICLYDVPPSRDILLLPQNSSCEVPSGLPAPKAENLISEENVYDIPKGLPTTVQSKKEMEKTSDSSGDPAHSAPSQLSRDAKLEQDRLSVSSVDSRSSTLSTSSNSSAESFSTSSSEEPVKEIKLDLGVAIETLTRLQHSVSSSVASLMIFVSSKWRLQEHLEKSIEEIHRAVDHVKVSLGEFLAFAQVVKVNAYYLTDNKLQTRIKKQLEILINSFKILTETREALNSCNWSLEALVLRKPQSNPDDLDRFVMVARTVPDDIKRFVSIIIANGKLLFRKNEKEQEVKQSKVNPEYKVAKQITVPRRIEIDSLQRNTPDKPNQSQVSSEKPKENAPEDCDYVQLQVLPSAKKTVIQSKQESAKKIALSEQCKLCFGALHKAIAVFTNSLSNNQPPEVFISHSKLIIMVGQKLVDSLCQETQERDARNDILHGSSRFCGLLKNLALATKNAAIQYPNAGAMRELQDQTEELSKYTQQFRAMME
- the CASS4 gene encoding cas scaffolding protein family member 4 isoform X3; translation: MTTMDKTTGISRTAKNALAKALYDNKAECSDELAFRKGDILTVLDQNVIGSEGWWKCSLHGRQGLAPANRLQLLAASPALPPPPSTRSSSADSPSGQQNIYQVPSVPKPTTLSSTYEKMEGWIKSPARVPAQGMYRVPALAAQLLSERTQSSTSQHLFTLPRACRASVPNIRSEVYDVPSAQRREPSLTQSGATPPSTQKRSVLVRPTECFQEEQKQLYNIPPSPEKAGAVLQKDSPASNLYDVPPKRESDVSENESQKKLWGHYNTLPNPRKSEWIYDIPVSPEKTGLKQNPSGHSSEKQVLYDVPPARYKALTTNTEAKVVNPQLYDIPPTQRKLTLPDICLYDVPPSRDILLLPQNSSCEVPSGLPAPKAENLISEENVYDIPKGLPTTVQSKKEMEKTSDSSGDPAHSAPSQLSRDAKLEQDRLSVSSVDSRSSTLSTSSNSSAESFSTSSSEEPVKEIKLDLGVAIETLTRLQHSVSSSVASLMIFVSSKWRLQEHLEKSIEEIHRAVDHVKVSLGEFLAFAQVVKVNAYYLTDNKLQTRIKKQLEILINSFKILTETREALNSCNWSLEALVLRKPQSNPDDLDRFVMVARTVPDDIKRFVSIIIANGKLLFRKNEKEQEVKQSKVNPEYKVAKQITVPRRIEIDSLQRNTPDKPNQSQVSSEKPKENAPEDCDYVQLQAQKIISATEVAKKSKHSKPKVLPSAKKTVIQSKQESAKKIALSEQCKLCFGALHKAIAVFTNSLSNNQPPEVFISHSKLIIMVGQKLVDSLCQETQERDARNDILHGSSRFCGLLKNLALATKNAAIQYPNAGAMRELQDQTEELSKYTQQFRAMME
- the CASS4 gene encoding cas scaffolding protein family member 4 isoform X4, encoding MKVNNALAKALYDNKAECSDELAFRKGDILTVLDQNVIGSEGWWKCSLHGRQGLAPANRLQLLAASPALPPPPSTRSSSADSPSGQQNIYQVPSVPKPTTLSSTYEKMEGWIKSPARVPAQGMYRVPALAAQLLSERTQSSTSQHLFTLPRACRASVPNIRSEVYDVPSAQRREPSLTQSGATPPSTQKRSVLVRPTECFQEEQKQLYNIPPSPEKAGAVLQKDSPASNLYDVPPKRESDVSENESQKKLWGHYNTLPNPRKSEWIYDIPVSPEKTGLKQNPSGHSSEKQVLYDVPPARYKALTTNTEAKVVNPQLYDIPPTQRKLTLPDICLYDVPPSRDILLLPQNSSCEVPSGLPAPKAENLISEENVYDIPKGLPTTVQSKKEMEKTSDSSGDPAHSAPSQLSRDAKLEQDRLSVSSVDSRSSTLSTSSNSSAESFSTSSSEEPVKEIKLDLGVAIETLTRLQHSVSSSVASLMIFVSSKWRLQEHLEKSIEEIHRAVDHVKVSLGEFLAFAQVVKVNAYYLTDNKLQTRIKKQLEILINSFKILTETREALNSCNWSLEALVLRKPQSNPDDLDRFVMVARTVPDDIKRFVSIIIANGKLLFRKNEKEQEVKQSKVNPEYKVAKQITVPRRIEIDSLQRNTPDKPNQSQVSSEKPKENAPEDCDYVQLQAQKIISATEVAKKSKHSKPKVLPSAKKTVIQSKQESAKKIALSEQCKLCFGALHKAIAVFTNSLSNNQPPEVFISHSKLIIMVGQKLVDSLCQETQERDARNDILHGSSRFCGLLKNLALATKNAAIQYPNAGAMRELQDQTEELSKYTQQFRAMME
- the CASS4 gene encoding cas scaffolding protein family member 4 isoform X6: MKVNNALAKALYDNKAECSDELAFRKGDILTVLDQNVIGSEGWWKCSLHGRQGLAPANRLQLLAASPALPPPPSTRSSSADSPSGQQNIYQVPSVPKPTTLSSTYEKMEGWIKSPARVPAQGMYRVPALAAQLLSERTQSSTSQHLFTLPRACRASVPNIRSEVYDVPSAQRREPSLTQSGATPPSTQKRSVLVRPTECFQEEQKQLYNIPPSPEKAGAVLQKDSPASNLYDVPPKRESDVSENESQKKLWGHYNTLPNPRKSEWIYDIPVSPEKTGLKQNPSGHSSEKQVLYDVPPARYKALTTNTEAKVVNPQLYDIPPTQRKLTLPDICLYDVPPSRDILLLPQNSSCEVPSGLPAPKAENLISEENVYDIPKGLPTTVQSKKEMEKTSDSSGDPAHSAPSQLSRDAKLEQDRLSVSSVDSRSSTLSTSSNSSAESFSTSSSEEPVKEIKLDLGVAIETLTRLQHSVSSSVASLMIFVSSKWRLQEHLEKSIEEIHRAVDHVKVSLGEFLAFAQVVKVNAYYLTDNKLQTRIKKQLEILINSFKILTETREALNSCNWSLEALVLRKPQSNPDDLDRFVMVARTVPDDIKRFVSIIIANGKLLFRKNEKEQEVKQSKVNPEYKVAKQITVPRRIEIDSLQRNTPDKPNQSQVSSEKPKENAPEDCDYVQLQVLPSAKKTVIQSKQESAKKIALSEQCKLCFGALHKAIAVFTNSLSNNQPPEVFISHSKLIIMVGQKLVDSLCQETQERDARNDILHGSSRFCGLLKNLALATKNAAIQYPNAGAMRELQDQTEELSKYTQQFRAMME
- the CASS4 gene encoding cas scaffolding protein family member 4 isoform X1, with amino-acid sequence MKTIYFKFEMLWGTTVPVYHVQQYIAANWSSSGKGETEIILAELQNALAKALYDNKAECSDELAFRKGDILTVLDQNVIGSEGWWKCSLHGRQGLAPANRLQLLAASPALPPPPSTRSSSADSPSGQQNIYQVPSVPKPTTLSSTYEKMEGWIKSPARVPAQGMYRVPALAAQLLSERTQSSTSQHLFTLPRACRASVPNIRSEVYDVPSAQRREPSLTQSGATPPSTQKRSVLVRPTECFQEEQKQLYNIPPSPEKAGAVLQKDSPASNLYDVPPKRESDVSENESQKKLWGHYNTLPNPRKSEWIYDIPVSPEKTGLKQNPSGHSSEKQVLYDVPPARYKALTTNTEAKVVNPQLYDIPPTQRKLTLPDICLYDVPPSRDILLLPQNSSCEVPSGLPAPKAENLISEENVYDIPKGLPTTVQSKKEMEKTSDSSGDPAHSAPSQLSRDAKLEQDRLSVSSVDSRSSTLSTSSNSSAESFSTSSSEEPVKEIKLDLGVAIETLTRLQHSVSSSVASLMIFVSSKWRLQEHLEKSIEEIHRAVDHVKVSLGEFLAFAQVVKVNAYYLTDNKLQTRIKKQLEILINSFKILTETREALNSCNWSLEALVLRKPQSNPDDLDRFVMVARTVPDDIKRFVSIIIANGKLLFRKNEKEQEVKQSKVNPEYKVAKQITVPRRIEIDSLQRNTPDKPNQSQVSSEKPKENAPEDCDYVQLQAQKIISATEVAKKSKHSKPKVLPSAKKTVIQSKQESAKKIALSEQCKLCFGALHKAIAVFTNSLSNNQPPEVFISHSKLIIMVGQKLVDSLCQETQERDARNDILHGSSRFCGLLKNLALATKNAAIQYPNAGAMRELQDQTEELSKYTQQFRAMME